A segment of the Lelliottia amnigena genome:
CATCGCCCGGCAACACAGCAATATGGTAATTCTTCGACATTACACGGTTTCCTTATTGTTCTCTTTATTCTGAGCTTTGCGTTGTAATTCTTTCTCGACTTCGGCGGCGCGCCAGATGTTGTTCAGCACATGCACCATGGCTTTGGCGGACGATTCCACAATGTCTGTTGCCAGGCCAACACCGTGGAAACGGCGACCGTTATAGGTGACAACGATGTCCACCTGACCCAGCGCATCTTTACCGTGTCCTTTCGCGCTCAGATCATATTTGACCAGTTCGACGTCGTATCCGGTGATGCGGTTGATTGCCTGATAAATGGCGTCCACCGGGCCGTTACCGTTCGCGGCTTCGGCTTTAATCTCATCGCCGCAGGCCAGTTTGACGGAGGCGGTCGCGATATCGCTGGAGCCCGACTGCACGCTGAAGTAATCCATACGGAAATGTTCAGGCTCTTCCTGCTGCTTGTTAATGAACGCGATCGCTTCCAGGTCGTAATCGAACACCTGACCTTTTTTATCGGCCAATTTCAGGAACGCGTCATACAGGTGATCCATGTTGTAGTCGGTCTCTTTGTAGCCCATCTCTTCCATGCGATGTTTCACCGCCGCACGGCCAGAACGGGAGGTCAGGTTCAGCTGCACCTGATTCAGGCCGATCGACTCCGGCGTCATGATTTCGTAGTTTTCGCGGTTCTTCAGCACGCCGTCCTGGTGGATACCGGAGGAGTGTGCGAACGCGCCGGTGCCAACAATCGCTTTGTTCGCCGGAATTGGCATGTTGCAAATCTGGCTGACGGTCTGGCTGGTGCGCCAGATTTCGCTGTGATTAATGCGGGTCTGCACATTCATAATGTCTTTGCGCACTTTAATCGCCATGATCACTTCTTCGAGCGAGCAGTTCCCCGCACGCTCGCCAATCCCGTTCATGGCACCTTCTACCTGACGGGCACCAGCATGAACGGCGGCAATCGCGTTGCCGACGGCCAGGCCTAAATCGTCGTGGGTGTGAACAGAAATAATGGCTTGATCGATGTTTGGTACGCGCTCGTACAGGCCGGTAATGATGTTGGAGAATTCAAACGGCATGGTATAGCCGACGGTGTCCGGGATGTTGATGGTCTTCGCGCCCGCGTTGATCGCGGCTTCGACGACGCGCGCCAGATCGGCAATGGGGGTACGACCGGCGTCTTCGCATGAGAACTCGACGTCATCGGTATAATTGCGGGCGCGTTTGACCATATAAACTGCGCGTTCGATGACTTCGTCCAGCGTGCTGCGCAGCTTGGTGGCGATATGCATCGGCGAGGTGGCAATAAAGGTATGAATACGGAAGGC
Coding sequences within it:
- the leuA_1 gene encoding 2-isopropylmalate synthase, whose protein sequence is MSQQVVIFDTTLRDGEQALQASLSVKEKLQIALALERMGVDVMEVGFPVSSPGDFESVQTIARTIKNSRVCALARCVEKDIDVAAESLKVAEAFRIHTFIATSPMHIATKLRSTLDEVIERAVYMVKRARNYTDDVEFSCEDAGRTPIADLARVVEAAINAGAKTINIPDTVGYTMPFEFSNIITGLYERVPNIDQAIISVHTHDDLGLAVGNAIAAVHAGARQVEGAMNGIGERAGNCSLEEVIMAIKVRKDIMNVQTRINHSEIWRTSQTVSQICNMPIPANKAIVGTGAFAHSSGIHQDGVLKNRENYEIMTPESIGLNQVQLNLTSRSGRAAVKHRMEEMGYKETDYNMDHLYDAFLKLADKKGQVFDYDLEAIAFINKQQEEPEHFRMDYFSVQSGSSDIATASVKLACGDEIKAEAANGNGPVDAIYQAINRITGYDVELVKYDLSAKGHGKDALGQVDIVVTYNGRRFHGVGLATDIVESSAKAMVHVLNNIWRAAEVEKELQRKAQNKENNKETV